One Cryptosporidium parvum Iowa II chromosome 1, whole genome shotgun sequence genomic window, TTTACAAAGTATAATACTAAAAGGTAATAGTTTTTAGTGGATATTAGCTTAGGATTATTTCTATGTGCGTAACATAATTGCCCACCCatacaatatattttatataattttaatcGAAATACTTGCTATCGTCTAATTTGTTACTTTCAATCTCTTTGTTTTGCCGTTACCGCCGATTTGAGTATAATATtctaacaaaaaaatttagttgatataataaataaggATGAACCCATTTGATTTTCCTATTGTAATTGATACTGGCCAGTTTCAAACAAGAATAGGTAGTTCAATTAATAAGCTTCCTCagattattattgatacaatcttatttgaaaaaattgaagtaaaagaaataaattttgataaaaaaattttttcagATAAACTTGGAATTAGCGAACATTGTATTGAAACGAAGTCACTAAGttcatcaaataattgGAACCCGCAAAAAAAATCACTTCTTGTGAATGACTACCAGGATATTACACATCCTTTCAATTATCTTGATGGACTTGATTGGAATTTGTTAGAAACGTTTTGGACTGACATAATTTCAAGAGAAATGTGTTATGACACCACGATGTGTCCTGTTTTGCTATCTGAACCTCACAACGCACCATTTGACTTTCAGGATCATTCGATggagtttttttttgaatcgCTTTCTGTGCCTTCATTCAATTGCATTTCTCAAGAATTACTTTCGGTTGATGCAGTCCAAAGAGGGcttccaaatatttttcacaAATCAAATAGCAAGGGATCAGTTGGAATTATTGTACATTTTGGTGACTCAAGTATTAGAATACTTCCTATTGCCTCCGGATATTTATTATCGGACtatattggaattattaatttaggAGGGTATTCAATaacaaattcattatttgataacTTTAAGACAAATTTTAAGTCTTCTTCTCCAATTACACACAAAAATATTGACAGCATTAAATCGTATGGCATTTTTGATGGAATCATCACAAAAATGGCTATTCCATATATTTGTGATGAGATCATCTCGGTTGCTAGAAAGTGCCCTGTCGACTATTTACGACTTCtgttaaaaaatataatatttattggcGGATCGTCAATCAACTCTCTGCTTTCGACCTATTTCAAGAACTATTTTAAGGTACGTTTTAATTGAACCTAACTTTTGTTATCACACTACATGTGAACATGGAATTTTGTTTTCAGATTTTGCTAGAAAGAAATAACATCAGTATAGACGACATTCAAGTTATTAACTTATCTAATTCATCTAATATTGAGGAAAAGATATTGGGAAGATGTTCTACATGGCTTGGCGGTTCTTATTTTGCGAAAAATTCAGGTTTGGTGGGccatttctttaataaagaacAGGTATGAATATTTGAACTTGCAACATCCACATACATTTTGACTATTTTTACACGATTTTCAATATACTGTAGTACGAAGAATATGGGTCCTGTGCAATACGTAGACTATTTGATCAGGGAGTTGTTAATACCGCCTGAAAAAGTTGATGTTTGCGAACTCTTTATTGCTTCTTTCTCTTCAGATAAATTTTCATATCCATGACCAATTTCCTATACCCCATTTTGCTTAGTtgtattttaaatattcgcctacttttctttattttcacaGTTGCAAATGCAGCAAATAACAGTGATCAATGCataaatattctaaatAGATGGGATTTGCGACAAGGAATGGAAAACAAATGCCCCAACTGGGTGGTTGATGTGCGTTGGATAATTTATGATGTAAAGGACGGAGAGGGATTCAATCTCCAAAGAAATGTATTTGATAGGATGGCATTAGTTGTCTCGAGTCTTAATGAAATCATGTATAAAAAAAACGAGGATAAATTTGCAGTTCTAATTCTGCCCCCATTTTGTAATATCGCCCATTGGACTTATAATTCCAAACGAAGATTACCTTGGTCAACGTTTTTTAGCATAAAACAAAATGGATTACCAACATTGGAATATGACATCTACAAGAGATTAACTGGTATAGTTAATATAGGTGCTGAAGTAGTCGGGCTAAACTTTGACTGGAACAACAAATCATTTCAATCAAGTACTTCAAtagaatattataatagCTTTGAAATATCAGAATCAAGACATTTGAATTCAAAGTGCTTCTTTAACAATTATGTTAGAAATGGGAATGTAGTTTATGGAGGACGTTGTGAATTAGTAAAAATTAGAAGTCTTATTtgtctttctttttttaagttAATGAGATTTAAAGAAGTCTcagaagaaatatataaaatattggaGTCGAACAGGAAAGAAGGAAAACTTCACAATTATTTAATCAAGCATACGGAAGGAATTCTCGTTCCATGGCCTTGGGAACTAAGCAAATATAGAGTTTTGGATGTAATTAGctataataacaatataaGAAGATATGCAAATTTATACATGTCCGCAAATACtttttttgatgaaaaaaaacCTTTTATAAGTGTTCACTTAAGAAGAAAtgattttgtatttttaagAAATGATGATATACCAACATTTGATCAAGTTATTGATAGATTATTACAGCTTTCAAATGATCTTAAAACAAAACGTGTTGTAATATCCACAGACAGCaatgaatatgaaaaaaatgaattattggatatttttttgaaacaCAATCTTGATTTacatattattaatattaaggaTCATCTTGATGATGGAATCATTTCAGCAGTAAGTCAAGTAATACTTCTGAACGgtgaatattttattggAACAAAAGAATCACGCTTTAGTTTTTCAGTTATTTGGGACTGTATTTTATCAGTAATGAACGATTTTAAAGATGATATTTCAAGGAATTTCAACAAATGTAATGAGGTATTTTGTGGAAAAGCTAATGAGAAGAGCTCAATATGTAGGGAGCACCCAGACAGACTtccaaaatttaatattgatgcCGCTTAACTAACTATTCTAAACAAATAGATTCGCTAAACCATCATTCTTTTAGACCTCAAATAGCTTAAGCCAAATATAGATGAAGTAAAGATACTCATTCCAACAATCCAAGAAAATCGGCtgttaaaattattaaatattaaatatttaatgttatttaataaattcttgaCCTTCGAATCTTTAGtatttttatattgaatattagTTTCTGGTTTTGGCAAAATTTTAAGAGCgttattataaatatcaaCATTAATGGTGCTAGCATAATTCTCAAGCGtcatttctttatattcaGCCATACCGggtataatattattgccATTATGCTCTTTCAACTGATTGCTGCACTCTAAAGatctaatatattttagtgttttaaataaatcagTTTCTAAATTGTAATCCAAAAAACAAACATCAAATtcactattaatatttgatgaagcatcaatattttttaccATGTATGTATCTTGAAGGAAGTATCCATTGTTGGCGTAATATTCGCGTACCCCAACACCAGAAATAACCACAATTCGAGAAAAGCCGTGAATTAAAGCTAAGTACTCTGCTGCTCTCAACAGAGTTTTACCAAATCCTCTATGTTGTACTGCAGAATCTGTTTCTTTCTCATTATTGTAATGCGGAACAACTGTTCCATAAATATGTAGCTCTCTAATTAATGCTGAATCTTTCAAAACTGGAAACTTTTCTAAAATTTCCTCACTGTCTTCAATGAATTCGTCCATGTTGTACTCGCTATGTATGTCAGATTCATGTTTACTTCCTGAACTTGACTGGTTTTGAGCTACTACTTCTTCATCTTTGAATCTAACTCTCAAACGAATAAATCCGTAAAGATCCAGTTCATCCTTTGATTCAacagaaataaaaaattcagCCCCCCCAAAGctattatattttcttattcttaACACAATTTGAATATCCCTATCCTTCGTATTTAAACCgttatctttatttttggtGTGCTTCTTAgctttcttattttttttattttttagtTTATTACCGTTTTCTTCCTTGTCATTAAAGCTTCCATTTGAATTTGcatttaattgatttagtTGTTTGTTGCTAATGTGCTTATCTTTGATCTCTCTGCATCTTAGGCATCTGCAATTTAAGTCTAAAGCTTTCATCTTATCATGAATCATTTGCCTTAAATTCGTACAGCTATTACCTGCAATAATGCTTTGGTTAGGTATATCCCTAATGACTCTATTGACTCTAATCCAGGGATGAAGACCAACTTTACAAGATAATAACAAATAGCAAAGTGTATCTGGAAAAATTTCTGCGTATGGAAGGTAGGCCTTATTTTCGTACCATTCTTCTATTTTAGAAAATGGTACAACTTCGCATGGGTAAAGCTTCCATTGATCACATTGAAGTTTTGGGTCGCTTAATACATTAGAAAGCATCAAATAGTCATTGACAACTCCTAAAGTTTGTGCGTTATCAAATCCTATATATGCCTGCAAGTCTTTAAGCAAAGTGAttctttttgataatatatGGCTTTCATCT contains:
- a CDS encoding eukaryotic orthologous group, signal peptide (transcripts identified by EST); this translates as MTNFLYPILLSCILNIRLLFFIFTVANAANNSDQCINILNRWDLRQGMENKCPNWVVDVRWIIYDVKDGEGFNLQRNVFDRMALVVSSLNEIMYKKNEDKFAVLILPPFCNIAHWTYNSKRRLPWSTFFSIKQNGLPTLEYDIYKRLTGIVNIGAEVVGLNFDWNNKSFQSSTSIEYYNSFEISESRHLNSKCFFNNYVRNGNVVYGGRCELVKIRSLICLSFFKLMRFKEVSEEIYKILESNRKEGKLHNYLIKHTEGILVPWPWELSKYRVLDVISYNNNIRRYANLYMSANTFFDEKKPFISVHLRRNDFVFLRNDDIPTFDQVIDRLLQLSNDLKTKRVVISTDSNEYEKNELLDIFLKHNLDLHIINIKDHLDDGIISAVSQVILLNGEYFIGTKESRFSFSVIWDCILSVMNDFKDDISRNFNKCNEVFCGKANEKSSICREHPDRLPKFNIDAA
- a CDS encoding ELP3 like acetyltransferase involved in transcription (transcripts identified by EST), with amino-acid sequence MQKIKTQDDSLSQGGVNTNSALTFEEVNSSIPAFRDDFPVNAGEIKQLRREDLLNEHRRRHLESYYKSSAEWSNYEKRQKNDEELEVKSLSSFIHDLILLSPKTKEEYEHVINILRRRHKVAPSKAQIIRVYEELVSQKGIELSSDNISMLFQEYSSKNNQPQVGSNLEKALLSKKAVRSQSGVIVITILTSPGAFSCKHDCHYCPNEPGQPRSYLSTEPAVLRANQNSFDAIKQFRDRSITLKNNGHIIDKIEVLVLGGTWSGYPKEYQNAFIRDIYYAANTFTNKNNIYDNRDYIDREKLPLSEEVELNQTAECRIIGLTLETRPDYITLDEILQLREFGCTRVQLGIQHTDYWVLKLINRGCYMRQIVKSIRLLKDTGYKVDIHLMPDLPNPYDHTSTNEFNLAPDESHILSKRITLLKDLQAYIGFDNAQTLGVVNDYLMLSNVLSDPKLQCDQWKLYPCEVVPFSKIEEWYENKAYLPYAEIFPDTLCYLLLSCKVGLHPWIRVNRVIRDIPNQSIIAGNSCTNLRQMIHDKMKALDLNCRCLRCREIKDKHISNKQLNQLNANSNGSFNDKEENGNKLKNKKNKKAKKHTKNKDNGLNTKDRDIQIVLRIRKYNSFGGAEFFISVESKDELDLYGFIRLRVRFKDEEVVAQNQSSSGSKHESDIHSEYNMDEFIEDSEEILEKFPVLKDSALIRELHIYGTVVPHYNNEKETDSAVQHRGFGKTLLRAAEYLALIHGFSRIVVISGVGVREYYANNGYFLQDTYMVKNIDASSNINSEFDVCFLDYNLETDLFKTLKYIRSLECSNQLKEHNGNNIIPGMAEYKEMTLENYASTINVDIYNNALKILPKPETNIQYKNTKDSKVKNLLNNIKYLIFNNFNSRFSWIVGMSIFTSSIFGLSYLRSKRMMV
- a CDS encoding ARP3 actin related protein translates to MNPFDFPIVIDTGQFQTRIGSSINKLPQIIIDTILFEKIEVKEINFDKKIFSDKLGISEHCIETKSLSSSNNWNPQKKSLLVNDYQDITHPFNYLDGLDWNLLETFWTDIISREMCYDTTMCPVLLSEPHNAPFDFQDHSMEFFFESLSVPSFNCISQELLSVDAVQRGLPNIFHKSNSKGSVGIIVHFGDSSIRILPIASGYLLSDYIGIINLGGYSITNSLFDNFKTNFKSSSPITHKNIDSIKSYGIFDGIITKMAIPYICDEIISVARKCPVDYLRLLLKNIIFIGGSSINSLLSTYFKNYFKVRFN